The Elusimicrobiota bacterium genomic sequence TGGCAACTGTTGAACGGGCTTTCCCGAGCGTTTTTGCAAGGTCATCCTGACGCAGATTAAATTCCGTCATCAAACGTTTATAGCCCTTTGCCTCTTCTATCGGGTTGAGATCTTTACGCTGAAGATTTTCAATCAGAGAAAGTATAAAACTTTCTTTTTCTGAAACTGGTTTAACAATAGCCGGAATTTCTGGAAGTCCCGCAACTATTGTTGCTCGCCATCTTCTTTCACCAGCAACCAACTCATAGATACCATCTTTTTGTGGTGGTGAAACAATTATCGGCTGTGCAAGTCCATGGTCAAGGATTGAATTGGCAAGTTCATTGATTTCTTGTTCATCAAATTTTTCTCTTGATTGATATTTATTAGGTTTGATTTTATTGACAGGTAATTTTACAGTTCCTTCTACTACCGCAGTAGGTGTTAAAAGCACACTGCCAATTTCCGGTATTAATGCTTCCAGCCCTTTTCCAAGTGCTTTTCTCATAAACTTCCTTGTATTATGAAGTTAGGGTGTTGAAATGAGTAAGAAAGTCATCATCATCACAGTTTTTCTTTTTTGCTACTTTTTTCTTTTTGTTAATACTGTGAATTGTGTTAATAACCCCGAACTTCAAGATACACCTCCATTTTTTGAACGCTTGGGCTGGGGAAATAA encodes the following:
- a CDS encoding ParB/RepB/Spo0J family partition protein, producing the protein MRKALGKGLEALIPEIGSVLLTPTAVVEGTVKLPVNKIKPNKYQSREKFDEQEINELANSILDHGLAQPIIVSPPQKDGIYELVAGERRWRATIVAGLPEIPAIVKPVSEKESFILSLIENLQRKDLNPIEEAKGYKRLMTEFNLRQDDLAKTLGKARSTVANIIRLLSLPQQIQDAISAGKITEGHARAIASIDDPLKQRLLLEKIINQQLTVRDVEKISQKAKKTKPRKDSNILVMEEELQKILGTKVEIKYRAGHGKIIISCVSLADLNRIIEILQNNAKSKKIK